TCCGGACTTCGTGTGCAATACCTGCTGCAACTTGACCTACTGATGCTAATTGACTTAAATGATGGTTATTATTGCGTCTATCCTGACTATCATCATGTTGATCTGCCACCAAAGCTCCTCCTTATTTATTTATGAGATGTTTCATGATAACCTTTTACCAAGTAAGTTGAGTTGAATAAAGTATAAATATTATAAAAAGTAAGTACAAGATAGTAGTCACAACATTTATTGCTGAAAATTACAAAAATATGTACCTTTACTATACTACAAAAATGTTGGAAAGAAATACAAATTTGCAAATTTATAAGGGATTCTGTATATTTTCTCCTTTAAAAAGCCAGCCCCAAAATGGACTGACTTCCAAATTATGCATATGCCTTTGATCCTTCCTCCTCCTTATGGAAAAAGGCCTTCATGGCGTGAAATACGTCTACTTTTTGTTTTAAGATATAGTGGCGGAATTTTTCATTGCGGACATTTTTATAAGCACTCATGAGGGTTGAATGGCGGTTGTATTGATTGACTTCCCCATAGCCAAACATATTGGATTTTTTCATCAGTTCTTCAACTAGCTTTACACAGCGTGCGTTATCCGATGTTAAGTTATCCCCATCAGAGAAATGGAAAGGATAAATGTTAAAACGACTTGGAGAATAATGCTCATCAATCAGTTCTAATGCTTTTCTATAGGCAGAAGAACAAATCGTTCCCCCGCTTTCTCCCTTAGAGAAAAAATCTTCCTCACTCACAACTTTTGCCTCGGTATGATGCGCAATAAATTCAATTTCCACTGTTTCATATTTTGTTCTAAGGAAACGAGTCATCCAGAAGAAAAAGCTTCTAGCCATATATTTCTCCCATATTCCCATGGATCCACTTGTATCCATCATGGCAAGAACAACAGCTTTAGAATCTGGTTTTTTCACTTCGTTCCATGTCTTAAATTTTAAATCCTCAGGATAAATGGGGTAAAAGCTAGGTTCCCCTGTCATCGCATTCCGCTTAAAAGCGGTCATCATTGTTCTCTTCTTATCAATATTGCCCATCAAACCTGTTTTACGAATATCATTGAATTCAATATTTTCAACAATATGCTCGTCATTTTCTTTCCGTTTCAGATTCGGAAGTTCTAACTGACTAAACAAGGCTTCCTCAATTTCCATAAGTGATACTTCAGCTTCATAATAATCTTCGCCCGCTTGGTCTCCCGCTCCTTGACCTTTTCCTGGCCCTTTTTGATTAGATGGATCCCTCGCAATTACATCTCCGACTTGGCTATCTCCATCTCCTTGACCAACGTGTTTGTTTTTATCATAGTTATACCTAATTTTATACTCATCCAAGGATCGAATAGGTATTTTGACAACATCGCGGCCATTAGACATGATGATGTTTTCTTCAGTAATGAGATCCGGTAAATTGTTGCGTATGGCATCTTGCACTTTTTCCTGATGTCGTTGCTGATCATCGTGCCCTTTTCGATGGAGGGACCAATCTTCTTGTGACACGACAAACTGACCATTGTCTGATTGTGACATTTTTTCCCCTCCTATTATTTTATTCCATTGACACACGATCCAACCTTCCTGCATACCATAACATGACGGTTTAAACTGGACCACTCTACCCTTTTTCAAGTTAATATATAAAGGGAACCATTAGAGTGATTACTCTATACTATGCATGAACTCGAAATAATTTCCAAACGATTTCGACAATTGGGCCGATAACTAATTCCATTTTTTGGACACCATTCAACACGGACAACATGGACATCAGAGTCTTTCATCTTTCCAAAAGTTCATCTGAAAATGTTCATTCGGATGATAGGGTGCCAATTCGTATCCTTTGTTCTGTAAATATTCAACGATTGAAGGTAACACTTTTGCCGTCCCGTTTCGAACATGCAGTAAAATCACCATTGGCTCATTTGATTTCTCACGTTGTTCCACCTGTGTCTTAATATTCTCTAGAATCATCTCAGGTTTCTTCGCTTCATACTTCCAATCTTGTGGATCTATATTCCAATCCCACATCTTCATCCCTTCCCAAACTAACGCATCCAAATATTGATTATTTAAGTATGGCTTACTTCCATATGGCGCTCGAACTAAAAAGGAATATTCTCCTGTCAGTTGATAAAGGGTTTCCTGTGTTTGAAGCATCTCGTTTATAAATGCTGATGGTGAAGCACTTCTATATAATTTATTTTTATCATGAGAGACGCTATGCAAAGCCGGATAATGCCCGTCTTGAACAAGCTGTTTCACAAGAGCTGGATATTCCCTCATATACGGTTCTAACATAAAAAAGGTTGCCTTCGCGTCGTAGTCATTCAGTGTGTCTAAAATACTTCCCAATGCAGCTGTAGGTCCGTCATCAAATGTCAAATAAATCTTCGGTTTGATTAAAGAAGCGATTAGTTCATAATATTTGTCAAGTTCTTTCTCACTGCTTGCAAAATATTGAACGTGAGACAGCTTTGAGTCCTTCGTTAGTCTCACAATATGATGTTTATTCGAAAAAACAGAATCTACATGATACCCGAAATATTCTCCTATAAATCTTACTGGAGCAAACCATGTGTCATCTTTTTTAAAGAATGTAATAAGCTGTGATTTTCCACTTTCAAACGTAACGGTTTGTTTACTTGCAGAAAAAAATAAAGATTTACTCCCCTTTTTTAATTGAATTTCTCCTTCTTTTTTCTTCTCGATAGATACACCTAAACTTTTTGCAAAGGTTTGAATAGGAGCGTAGGTTGTTTTATTCGCTATATATGGGAATTCTTTTTCAAAAGATAATAGTTTATTTTCAATAACAAGTGCGACGGGTATCTCTTTTTGAGTTTTTGTAGTTGCGTTAGCACTGGCCTTAAAGGGTTCAACCCCCACATACATAATGAAAAATAATAGTAATAGAACGATTGCTTTCTTCAGTTTCTTCATCTAAATCCTCCTCTATTAACAGAACGTTTATCTATCACTAGCATTCTATTAATAGAAAAGTAGGATTATGCTAGATTGGTTTATATTTTTTAAAAAGGGAAACATATCAGTAAAAGAAAAACTAGAGGTGATGGTTTTGGATCGGAAGAAAGAAAAACAGTATAAGGACAAACTTGAAAAAATAGAGAATGGTTCGATGGTTTTAAATATGGAAGATGCGAAGTTTTTGGGTAAACAAATGGAGCATATGCGGTCTAATGAAGAGTTGAAGGAATACGGACGAGTGCCGGACCCGATACAGTATGAGATTGAGGTTGGGGATGACTAAAGGGCTTATTTCTAATC
The DNA window shown above is from Bacillus carboniphilus and carries:
- the yhbH gene encoding sporulation protein YhbH — protein: MSQSDNGQFVVSQEDWSLHRKGHDDQQRHQEKVQDAIRNNLPDLITEENIIMSNGRDVVKIPIRSLDEYKIRYNYDKNKHVGQGDGDSQVGDVIARDPSNQKGPGKGQGAGDQAGEDYYEAEVSLMEIEEALFSQLELPNLKRKENDEHIVENIEFNDIRKTGLMGNIDKKRTMMTAFKRNAMTGEPSFYPIYPEDLKFKTWNEVKKPDSKAVVLAMMDTSGSMGIWEKYMARSFFFWMTRFLRTKYETVEIEFIAHHTEAKVVSEEDFFSKGESGGTICSSAYRKALELIDEHYSPSRFNIYPFHFSDGDNLTSDNARCVKLVEELMKKSNMFGYGEVNQYNRHSTLMSAYKNVRNEKFRHYILKQKVDVFHAMKAFFHKEEEGSKAYA
- a CDS encoding polysaccharide deacetylase, whose product is MKKLKKAIVLLLLFFIMYVGVEPFKASANATTKTQKEIPVALVIENKLLSFEKEFPYIANKTTYAPIQTFAKSLGVSIEKKKEGEIQLKKGSKSLFFSASKQTVTFESGKSQLITFFKKDDTWFAPVRFIGEYFGYHVDSVFSNKHHIVRLTKDSKLSHVQYFASSEKELDKYYELIASLIKPKIYLTFDDGPTAALGSILDTLNDYDAKATFFMLEPYMREYPALVKQLVQDGHYPALHSVSHDKNKLYRSASPSAFINEMLQTQETLYQLTGEYSFLVRAPYGSKPYLNNQYLDALVWEGMKMWDWNIDPQDWKYEAKKPEMILENIKTQVEQREKSNEPMVILLHVRNGTAKVLPSIVEYLQNKGYELAPYHPNEHFQMNFWKDERL